The DNA sequence TGCGCACCATGACAGAACGGGTTCCTTCCTGCCGCTTTTCCCTTGCATCGTCCATTATTTTAAAAATAGATCTAATTAGCCCGCCACTATCGGGGATCTTGGATAACGACATATTTTTGATTATTAAGACGACCTCTTCGTTTAACATCATGGGCTCTAATTGTTCGTCCCAAAGCTGTTGGGTTGTCCCCTCTACATTAAAAATCTTTTTAAGAAACTGGTAACCGCTCTTAATACCTGAAGCGTCAACGAATATGTATTTTGTATTCGCGAGGACATCTCTCAAAATTTCTTCACTGTGATCTATTCCTTGCTGCGTAAAAGCATAAACAAAGATGATGTGTTGTGTAACTTCAGGATCTTTATTCTCTTCTATTAGATCAAGAATTTGGTTTTCTGAGAGCAACCAATCTATTGATGTACCATAAACCCGTTGAATAGCCTCCAACATACCTCTCGATGGCTTTGTCCTTCCACTTTCCACATCAGCGATATAGCCTTGAGAATAACCTAATGATTTTCCAAAGTTATTCTGTGATAGCCGCTGTTTTTTTCGGATTTCTTTTATTTTTTGTGAAGCAAAAATTTTTTCGCTTGACATAATCGTAAATTACGTTTATTTATATCGTAATAATACTTAACATTAAACATCATCATAACATAAAGGCAAAATGAATAAAAATCAAAAAATTGCGATGGCCGAAAAGGGCCTAACAGTAAAAGACCTCGGGTTTATACTTTATCTCCATCCGGCATATCTTTCAGGTGTTTTATCTGGTCGTCATAGGTCCCAGGCCACTCGAAAACGAATATGTGAGCTTTTGAATAAGGCCGAATCTTACTTATGGCCTGAATCACATATTAATGGTCCTTTAGCACGGATTCAAAGTGAGCTCAAATAAAAAATACTTACTAACAATTATCGAATTTGCTCGTTACGAGGGGGTTACCGTTAAAACGGTAAGGAGAAAGATCAAGAGCAACGTCCTCTCCGTCGTAAAAGTTAAAGGTGAGAATGGCTATAGGAAGAACCACCCTGAAAACCGCCTCCACTACAGCCAGTTAAGCACCCCAGAGGCCCAGGAAAGCGCTTTGAAAGACCGGGGCTTACTTGATCCGCCCAAGCCGGAACCACAACCGGTTGAAGAACCAAAGATTTACGACCTCAAGCCCTATCAAAAGGAAGAGGCGGATCGAAGGGAAAAAATAGTCAAAGAGAAGATCGAAGAAAGTAAGGACGTGCCCTTGGGCAAGAGGACAGTTTGGAAAAGAAGCTTTGCAAAGCGGCACGGTATTTCTTATCGGACCTCAACTCGTTGGGAAGATGCCTATAAAACCGGCGGTTATTATGCCCTGGTCCCCAACTGGAATGCCGGAGATCAAAAAAGGATCATTGATAAAAAGCTGGCCAAATTCATCGAGGAAACCTACCTAAAACCATACGGCCCGACCATCAGAGCAACATGGGAACAAG is a window from the Thermodesulfobacteriota bacterium genome containing:
- a CDS encoding helix-turn-helix transcriptional regulator codes for the protein MSSEKIFASQKIKEIRKKQRLSQNNFGKSLGYSQGYIADVESGRTKPSRGMLEAIQRVYGTSIDWLLSENQILDLIEENKDPEVTQHIIFVYAFTQQGIDHSEEILRDVLANTKYIFVDASGIKSGYQFLKKIFNVEGTTQQLWDEQLEPMMLNEEVVLIIKNMSLSKIPDSGGLIRSIFKIMDDAREKRQEGTRSVMVRKRTKSSLIILDYPSYVEKNMMFGYYAIPIYLLSRFDDAR